The following DNA comes from Cellulomonas soli.
GCCGAGGGAAGGCGCCACGAAGGGGAGGCCGTGCCCGCTGAGCGCGCTGCGCGCGACGTCTCGCGAGCCCTGGGCGCTCACATGGTGGAACCGAGTGACGTTCTGATCGGGCACGTATTGGGCACGACAGCACGAAGGCCCCCTCGAAAGGGGGCCTGACCTGCTTCTTTACTGGCTCCCTCGACTGGACTCGAACCAGTAACCGCTGGGAGGGCGGCTCCAGTGCTGACCGGGTGTATTTGCAGGTCAGCGCCCGATACGCGCTAGCCGTCTGGCGCCTCGAGTGGCCTGAAGTACCCTCTTATTGCACGCGCTATTGCACGTTTGTTGCACGCGCCGACAGGAGGGGGAGGTTGTGACGCGAGCTCGACGGTCGTGGGGCAGCATCCGCAAGCTCCCGTCCAAGCGCTACCAGGCGACCTACACCGGACCGGATCTGGCCCGGTACGTCGGCCCGGACACGTTCGCCACCCGCGTGGCCGCTGAGACCTGGCTGCTGAGGGTCCGTCAGACCATCGACGACGGCAGCTGGGCATCGTTGCTCGCCCATGCTGACGACCCGGAGCCGACTCCGCCGCCGACGCTTCGGGCCTATGCGGAGGAGTGGCTGGACGGACGCGACCTCAAGCCCCGCACGCGTCAGCACTACCGGCAGATTCTCGACTCACGGATCCTGCCGGAGTTCGGAGGTCGCGTGCTCACCGAGGTCACGCCGGCCGAGGTCCGTGCCTGGCACGCTGCGCTCGATCCGACGAAGCCGACGATCCGCGCCCACTCGTACGCTCTCCTGAGGACGATCTACTCCACGGCGGTCGCCGACGAGCTCGTCGAGGCGAACCCCTGCCGTGTGAAGGCCGCAGGCTCGGTGACTCGCGCGAAGACGATTCGGCCCGCGACGCTGGCCGAGCTGGAGGTGATCGTCCGCGAGATGCCCGAGCGACTACGACCGATGGTGCTGCTGGCGGCCTGGTGCGCGCTCCGCTTCGGAGAGCTGGCCGAGCTACGACGAGCCGACGTGGACCTGCGCCACGGAGTGCTCCATGTGCGCCGAGGCGTCGTTCGGCTTGGTGCCGAGGTAGTCGTCGGCACGCCCAAGTCCGCGGCTGGCGTGCGCAACGTCGCCGTCCCTCCTCACCTGCTTCCCGTGCTGAAGGAGCACCTCGGCGCGAGGGTCGAACGCGGTGCCGACGCTCTGCTGTTCCCCGCCACGGACGGACGTCAGCTGAGCCCGAACAGCCTTTACTGGTGGTTCTTCCGTGCACGCCACGCAGCCGGGCGCGACGACCTCCGGTTCCATGACCTTCGGCACACGGGCGCAGTCCTGGCGGCGTCTACGGGTGCGACCCTCGCTGAACTGATGGCCCGGCTCGGGCACTCCACGCCCGCAGCGGCGATGCGCTACCAGCACGCGGCACAGGACCGCGACCGCGTGATAGCCGAGGCGCTCTCAGCTCTTGTGCGCGCGGACAGCGCCAGCTCGGGCTGATGTTCGCGGCCGCAAGACGGCGCACACCGCTGAGGTGACTATCGAGTCGGCTCCAGCCCGATCGCAGGGATCGTGTCGTCGTGTCGTGACGGCATGTGCGAGGTTGGGAGTGCCTGTGTGCGCTCGAGGTGCGGCACGGCGCTGAGGTGGGCGACGTCGCGATAGCGGTCAAGGGTTGCCTCGGTACGTTCGGCGGGCGCCGGCACGAGTCGAGTGCTGTGCGTCAGCCGGGCGGCGGCCAGCTCGGGTCGGTCGCTGAGCTGGTCGCCGGTCAGGCTGTCGATCGGCACGT
Coding sequences within:
- a CDS encoding tyrosine-type recombinase/integrase, producing the protein MAAETWLLRVRQTIDDGSWASLLAHADDPEPTPPPTLRAYAEEWLDGRDLKPRTRQHYRQILDSRILPEFGGRVLTEVTPAEVRAWHAALDPTKPTIRAHSYALLRTIYSTAVADELVEANPCRVKAAGSVTRAKTIRPATLAELEVIVREMPERLRPMVLLAAWCALRFGELAELRRADVDLRHGVLHVRRGVVRLGAEVVVGTPKSAAGVRNVAVPPHLLPVLKEHLGARVERGADALLFPATDGRQLSPNSLYWWFFRARHAAGRDDLRFHDLRHTGAVLAASTGATLAELMARLGHSTPAAAMRYQHAAQDRDRVIAEALSALVRADSASSG